From the genome of Tachysurus vachellii isolate PV-2020 chromosome 2, HZAU_Pvac_v1, whole genome shotgun sequence, one region includes:
- the tnrc6ba gene encoding trinucleotide repeat-containing gene 6B protein isoform X5: MEDKKRKKEDKRKRETSQKVVEQKNKVPELTKTPSTQSPAIPSSVSPSPGPISSTTTSTATPAAGAPPQGGNNAKRSAVANGQPSPSAQAPQRYMPREVPPRFRCQQDHKVLLKRGQPPLSSMLLGGGNSGGDSPNATVAAATDSSLVSGGPAASSLPHTSSSSSIAASSTTTNYANSMWGVSSGSQPLSQGREKVIVDGSDLEEWPSIAAGDGARTGDKGVSGGADGNGMPNSNASWGERQQMKVVGGINEGGKSVSSGSPSPPSSSCSNNECMQPTSVVWGSQGATGVNSVAAGSLPSVSKASPLSGTECSIGVNCGFPGANFNPNANPSAWPALVPDGAGAAATEGSSTPLQSSTSLSANNSISVNQASHQHQLHQMQYRDIEPSCREWGGTSLEPGAGPKNTAVMDGGDGDCGSTVGGDLCASSSSSSTSSSTWRAQPFPANSKTGASRTDAWEGGAGGNSVSADGGNSWGFSGQDDRGGPVGGSTWGTGTQGAWNGGVGDWGNSSSVGNPGGGNGDGSSSNSSTSGGSAGNPSVSSSTTSTMTRAWDNQKGSVDGVTGDSNEWGGQGTRGGGGTSSSSGGGNSRNGNQHHGHNRTPQPPNAEVALQNLLSRPDLDPRVLSNSGWGQTQIRQNVAWDFEGGGTAGGARSAAPSHVPPFSTVPSTTAPSSSSLHPGQPQNTNLNSNSVLTPQSVSPGEGWDNSSSSSSSSSSLPNRGPKPAANSIQTPGVSQSDNAVGQLAGGQNKTSGGWGELSPSESQGKGWGSEGQDWRDQVTGGRSSGWGDVRQQGTQVGGGDEWGKIQDEKGAGGWNEMSKGDGGNWGKRSGSEWAERETKARPGNWGDAKDNGGTRVDSEVGTWGSWDEGTPRKAWGAGGTDTAGVGSGGDLCSKANSGWGGNLHTSQMPNSQSTSLKGQAQQQQQSQPQQSQSLDTGAMQGGWGRQGGPSAPSQSSGWTSGPIPQISSGPSSSEPSGWEEPSPQSISRKKEIDDGTSAWGDPNNYNYVNYWDKNNGSSGQTQPMQTQQQGPPPIAGRVPTSLGNRDMNLSHSSNKGPTVAQSGWGRSSSPSSPCVDNGTAAWGKPTETSTGWGEPDDSGNASGWGNPSNPIKPVGSKSMQEGWGEREGSVSASRHSSWEEEDEGGVIWNSAGSQGSSSSYNSGGWGGKKVNKGSVKAGDSWMNPMTRQFSNMGLMGEDTSGRPLDLAPGPPQDKKIDGDKRGMGLNDYNGEMRKGGRGGGGGVVFRSPGSKELGPAETGPYYDKMGGHIFGSSGGMTQPRHQPGISPINPTVRAQVPHQFLSPQVPGSVLKQMPPPSGGVGAVGGGVFPPQLSPQHIAMLSSIYPPHIQFQLACQLLLQQHPQQQQQQQQLLPNQRKFPQNVRQQADPQQLARIMAVLQQQRQQQQQVGNVGGSSKLSPSHLGTGSQKMPMSDSLSHPGMGGSVADLHQKSSPTYSGFGSGVNLSGLELGSIAGGPSLKESGGQQSRFKWMMEGHSPAPSSDDALHKNGPITTSLKRGGSPYSQYDILAAEGLGGHLQGSSDNWQRTPGNKMGTKTGISSWPPEFQPGVPWKGIQSVDPESDPYMTPGSMLSSSAVSSLSDTEHQLLRDNTESNPSLNTLLPSPGAWPYSASDSPLNNAHNSAKYTEYKPSWPPEPIGHNKPWKTNRNASHLPRPPPGLTNQKQSTVSPWAGGAPRLGRGWGGSGGSHETRYGSGSAWSDGGASRGSCWLLLSNLTPQIDGSTLRTICMQHGPLLTFHLGLTQGSALIRYSTRQEAAKAQSALHMCVLGNTTILAEFVSEDEVARYFAHSQGGSTSGGGPPGAAGSSSVGAVGTVSTGSSGERERAGGGSATTGGGGNGGGVVPAGSSWQSLDGTSGSPDPVSVQAPGLNIFAQWSNGAGGNGASSNAAGVEPGRQGLWAAMPVGYPSSSLWGSPAVEDRHQMSSPAALLPGDLLGGGSDSL; the protein is encoded by the exons ATGGAAgacaagaaaaggaagaaagaagatAAAAGGAAAAGGGAAACCTCACAGAAG gtTGTCgagcaaaaaaacaaag TGCCAGAACTGACCAAGACCCCATCTACCCAATCTCCTGCCATCCCCAGCTCGGTCTCCCCCAGCCCTGGCCCTATCTCTTCTACTACAACCTCCACTGCCACCCCGGCTGCTGGTGCCCCCCCTCAGGGTGGGAACAATGCTAAGCGGTCGGCGGTGGCCAACGGACAGCCCTCCCCCAGTGCCCAGGCCCCACAGCGCTACATGCCCCGTGAAGTGCCCCCTCGATTCCGTTGCCAGCAGGACCACAAAGTGCTACTGAAGAGGGGTCAGCCACCATTGTCCTCCATGCTGCTGGGAGGAGGAAACAGTGGGGGAGACAGCCCCAATGCAACCGTGGCCGCTGCCACAG ATTCCAGTTTGGTTTCTGGAGGTCCAGCTGCTTCCTCTCTGCCCCAcacatcatcctcttcatcAATCGCTGCTTCTTCTACTACTACAAATTATGCAAATTCCATGTGGGGGGTGAGCTCTGGTAGCCAACCCCTCTCTCAGGGCAGGGAGAAGGTGATAGTGGATGGGTCAGATTTGGAGGAATGGCCTAGTATTGCTGCTGGGGATGGAGCCAGAACAGGAGATAAGGGCGTTTCTGGAGGTGCAGATGGCAATGGAATGCCAAACTCTAATGCCTCATGGGGTGAAAGGCAACAAATGAAAGTTGTGGGAGGAATAAATGAAGGTGGGAAAAGTGTCAGTTCTGGTAGCCCTTCCCCACCTTCATCGTCCTGTTCAAACAATGAATGTATGCAGCCTACTAGTGTTGTTTGGGGTTCCCAGGGAGCCACAGGTGTAAATTCAGTAGCAGCAGGATCATTGCCCTCTGTATCCAAAGCCTCCCCTCTATCAGGGACTGAGTGCTCCATTGGTGTCAACTGTGGGTTTCCAGGTGCCAACTTTAACCCTAATGCCAACCCCTCTGCCTGGCCAGCCCTGGTACCAGATGGGGCTGGGGCAGCTGCAACAGAGGGTAGCTCCACTCCTCTCCAAAGCTCAACATCATTGTCTGCCAACAACTCTATTTCTGTGAATCAAGCCTCTCATCAGCACCAACTTCACCAAATGCAATATAGAGACATAGAGCCATCCTGTAGAGAATGGGGTGGTACATCACTGGAGCCAGGTGCAGGACcaaaaaacacagcagtgaTGGATGGGGGTGATGGAGACTGTGGAAGTACTGTGGGAGGGGATCTTTGTGcatcttcttcttcgtcttccaCCTCTTCATCTACTTGGAGAGCTCAGCCTTTTCCTGCAAATTCCAAAACGGGTGCCTCAAGAACTGATGCATGGGAGGGTGGAGCTGGGGGTAATTCTGTCTCTGCTGATGGGGGAAACTCATGGGGGTTCAGTGGACAGGATGACCGAGGAGGGCCTGTGGGTGGGAGTACATGGGGCACTGGAACTCAGGGAGCATGGAATGGAGGAGTTGGTGATTGGGGCAATTCAAGTAGTGTTGGCAATCCAGGTGGGGGAAATGGAGATGGCTCAAGCAGTAACAGCAGCACCAGTGGTGGGAGTGCTGGAAACCCTTCAGTTTCCTCCTCCACAACTTCAACTATGACAAGAGCTTGGGACAATCAGAAAGGGTCTGTAGATGGAGTAACAGGAGACTCCAATGAGTGGGGAGGACAGGGAACCAGGGGCGGAGGAGGTACCTCATCCTCCAGTGGTGGGGGAAACTCAAGAAATGGCAATCAGCACCATGGCCACAACcgcactcctcagcctcccaaTGCTGAAGTGGCCTTACAGAATCTGCTCAGCCGGCCTGATCTGGACCCCAGAGTCCTGTCCAACTCAGGATGGGGGCAGACACAGATCCGTCAGAATGTGGCATGGGATTTTGAAGGAGGAGGAACAGCAGGTGGAGCCAGATCTGCTGCTCCAAGCCATGTTCCACCATTTTCTACTGTCCCTTCAACCACTGCCCCATCCTCCTCTTCTCTACATCCTGGTCAACCTCAGAACACCAACCTAAACTCCAATTCAGTCCTTACACCCCAGTCTGTCTCACCTGGTGAAGGCTGGGAtaacagtagtagtagcagcagcagtagttCCTCTCTGCCTAATCGAGGGCCAAAGCCAGCTGCTAACAGTATCCAAACCCCTGGTGTTTCACAATCTGATAATGCAGTGGGCCAGTTAGCAGGGGGGCAGAACAAAACTTCAGGAGGCTGGGGAGAGTTAAGTCCATCTGAGAGCCAAGGGAAAGGTTGGGGCAGTGAGGGTCAAGATTGGAGAGATCAGGTAACAGGGGGCAGATCAAGTGGTTGGGGAGATGTTAGACAACAGGGTACTCAAGTAGGAGGTGGTGATGAGTGGGGTAAAATACAGGATGAGAAAGGGGCTGGAGGTTGGAATGAAATGAGTAAAGGTGATGGTGGGAACTGGGGCAAGAGAAGTGGTAGTGAATGGGCAGAGCGGGAGACCAAAGCAAGACCTGGGAATTGGGGAGATGCAAAGGATAATGGAGGTACACGCGTAGACTCAGAAGTAGGTACTTGGGGAAGCTGGGATGAAGGCACACCAAGAAAAGCTTGGGGAGCAGGAGGTACTGACACAGCTGGAGTTGGAAGTGGGGGGGACCTATGTAGCAAGGCTAACTCGGGTTGGGGTGGGAATTTACACACTTCACAGATGCCAAACAGCCAGTCGACCTCTCTGAAAGGTCAGgcacaacagcaacaacaatcaCAGCCCCAACAGTCACAGTCACTGGACACAGGGGCCATGCAAGGGGGCTGGGGAAGACAAGGAGGTCCTTCAGCCCCGAGCCAAAGTTCAGGGTGGACCTCAGGGCCCATACCCCAAATATCCAGTGGCCCTAGCAGTTCAGAGCCAAGTGGCTGGGAAGAACCGTCTCCACAGTCTATAAGTAGGAAAAAGGAAATAGATGATGGAACATCTGCCTGGGGTGATCCCAATAACTACAACTATGTCAATTATTGGGACAAGAACAATGGCTCATCTGGTCAGACACAACCAATGCAGACTCAGCAGCAGGGACCTCCACCTATAGCAGGAAGAGTGCCTACAAGCCTTGGGAACAGGGACATGAACCTCTCGCATTCTTCCAATAAGGGCCCCACAGTTG CTCAGTCTGGATGGGGCAGAAGCAGCTCTCCATCTAGTCCTTGTGTGGATAATGGCACTGCAGCCTGGGGAAAGCCCACTGAGACGTCCACAGGCTGGGGTGAGCCAGATGACTCTGGGAATGCGTCAGGTTGGGGAAATCCCTCCAACCCAATCAAGCCTG TAGGTTCAAAGTCTATGCAAGAAGGATGGGGTGAAAGAGAAGGCTCTGTCAGTGCCTCACGTCACTCTAGCtgggaggaagaggatgagggCGGTGTTATTTGGAACAGTGCTGGATCGCAAGGCAGTAGCTCTTCATACAACTCTGGGGGCTGGGGAGGCAAGAAGGTtaataag GGCTCAGTCAAAGCTGGGGACTCTTGGATGAACCCTATGACTAGACAGTTTTCAAACATGGGGCTGATG GGAGAGGACACCAGTGGCCGTCCTTTGGATCTAGCTCCTGGCCCTCCTCAAGATAAAAAGATTGATGGAGATAAACGAGGTATGGGTTTGAATGACTACAATGGAGAAATGCGCAAAGGAGGGcgtggaggtggaggaggagtaGTCTTCCGTTCACCTGGTTCCAAAGAGTTGGGGCCTGCTGAGACTGGGCCTTATTATGACAAG ATGGGTGGTCATATATTTGGAAGCAGTGGTGGAATGACACAGCCAAGGCACCAGCCAGGGATATCACCCATTAACCCAACTGTGCGAGCGCAAGTGCCTCATCAGTTCCTGTCACCTCAG GTGCCAGGCTCTGTGCTGAAGCAGATGCCTCCTCCAAGTGGTGGTGTTGGAGCAGTAGGTGGAGGAGTTTTCCCTCCTCAGCTGTCTCCACAACACATTGCCATGCTCAGCAGCATCTACCCCCCTCACATCCAGTTCCAGCTG GCATGTCAGCTGCTTCTGCAACAGCAtccgcagcagcagcaacagcagcagcagcttttaCCGAACCAGCGAAAGTTCCCTCAGAATGTGCGTCAACAAGCAGACCCCCAGCAG CTTGCAAGAATTATGGCTGTACTCCAGCAGCAGAGGCAACAGCAACAGCAGGTGGGAAATGTAGGGGGAAGCTCAAAACTTTCACCATCTCACCTTGGTACTGGTAGCCAAAAAATGCCCATGTCTGACTCGTTGTCTCACCCTGGTATGGGAGGCTCAGTGGCTGACCTGCATCAAAAATCTTCGCCTACATATTCAG GGTTTGGTTCTGGTGTAAATCTGTCTGGTCTTGAGTTGGGGTCCATAGCTGGTGGTCCAAGTTTGAAAGAAAGTGGCGGACAACAGTCTCGCTTTAAATGGATGATGGAGGGACATTCGCCAGCTCCCTCTTCTGATGATGCACTTCACAAAAATG GCCCTATTACTACTTCTCTGAAGAGAGGAGGCTCCCCATATTCTCAGTACGATATATTGGCTGCTGAAGGTTTGGGTGGCCATCTGCAAGGGTCTTCAGACAACTGGCAGAGAACTCCTGGAAACAAAATGGGAACCAAGACTGGAATATCCAGCTGGCCTCCAG AATTCCAGCCAGGAGTGCCATGGAAAGGCATACAGAGTGTTGATCCTGAATCTGACCCCTACATGACCCCTGGGAGTATGCTGAGTTCATCTGCAGTGTCAAGCCTCAGTGACACTGAGCACCAGTTGCTAAGAGATAACACGG AATCAAACCCCTCCCTAAACACCTTGCTGCCTTCACCTGGTGCCTGGCCCTATAGTGCCTCAGACAGCCCCCTCAACAATGCACATAATTCAG CTAAGTACACAGAGTACAAGCCAAGCTGGCCTCCTGAGCCCATTGGACACAACAAGCCTTGGAAGACCAATCGAAATGCATCTCATCTACCCCGCCCACCTCCtggactgaccaatcagaaacagTCCACTGTGTCCCCATGGGCAGGAGGAGCACCAAGATTGGGAAGGGGTTGGGGTGGATCTGGAGGAAGCCACGAAACCAGATATGGATCTG GGTCAGCATGGAGTGATGGCGGAGCCTCAAGGGGGAGTTGTTGGCTTTTGCTGAGTAATCTTACTCCTCAG ATTGATGGTTCCACCCTGCGCACTATCTGTATGCAGCATGGTCCTCTCTTGACCTTTCACCTTGGTCTAACCCAGGGCAGTGCTCTGATTCGCTACAGTACTCGCCAAGAAGCAGCCAAAGCTCAGAGTGCACTGCACAT GTGTGTTCTGGGCAACACCACAATCCTGGCAGAGTTTGTGAGCGAGGATGAGGTTGCTCGCTATTTTGCACATTCCCAGGGTGGAAGCACCAGTGGAGGTGGGCCGCCAGGAGCAGCAGGGTCATCCAGTGTGGGTGCAGTAGGCACAGTGAGTACTGGTAGCTCTGGAGAGCGGGAAAGGGCAGGAGGAGGAAGTGCTACCACAGGAGGTGGTGGCAATGGAGGTGGAGTTGTGCCTGCAGGTTCTAGTTGGCAGAGTTTGGATGGTACCAGTGGCTCCCCAGATCCGGTCTCTGTCCAGGCACCAGGCCTGAATATCTTTGCCCAGTGGAGCAATGGTGCTGGTGGAAATGGGGCAAGCAGCAATGCAGCAGGTGTGGAGCCAGGCAGGCAAGGGCTATGGGCTGCAATGCCAGTAGGATATCCAAGCAGCAGCCTTTGGGGATCGCCAGCTGTGGAGGATCGGCACCAGATGAGCAGCCCTGCAGCTCTGCTACCTGGAGACCTGCTGGGTGGTGGCTCTGACTCCCTCTGA